Proteins encoded in a region of the Trypanosoma brucei brucei TREU927 chromosome 5, complete sequence genome:
- a CDS encoding protein kinase, putative (similar to GP:8388663: NEK-related serine/threonine-protein kinase nek1 {Leishmania major} (PMID:1382974)) — protein sequence MNALDELNARLGIGQSRPKLPVALVGSGYEAERLLGKGSFGNAYLVRHKERGKNYVVKHVNMSNMTSRQRKDAHQEIVVLQQLNYPNIIRYEEFFEDFPHLYIVMEYADGGDVYSHLKNLRKSMWALGSGRCGGLTEEQVISLFVQTTMAVKYMHDRRLLHRDIKSQNVFLTQNHVVKLGDFGISTVLMSTVAMAKTMCGTPCYFSPELCLGKPYNNKSDVWALGVLLYELCTTGRLPFEANTMNRLMDEICKREPRRIPSSFSDELWQLILWMLQKDPKQRPDADQILRTPVLVRAIPSVVKKMSELDTSYESEYKCVLTPGAKPPSPIKNRLSLIPSKFPAPQKGERLAGGVAGAGAAGATPCGVSGARSGVGMLGHVDLFRRRNGDYPFIRVGEELPKPKMCSPANSPVSPSRLPAARKMPPQVSPLLKAEEPPPRQPARQLPLAYGMKNGRTPLQGESYENRDEPNVKTDEKPTPIENEHEKNIVKKMEYPSPAQQRLQLKHSFGRTPLQELFLLYDANKKRIIERRERRANAEDDGAKNANATPKENPPAALPVVRNPSVKPNAEHDRDEKIYGKEPIHIPPLKVEFREVAAAERKELPAVERGAAAAAAAAAGGGGGGASGGQKDNVFRGNQQQHSRCADTTAAKVVDELRGDLARVLKEMAEHFEHVQAATNGSENTRNPSVTRSPSVLSNSPAPDNPRDAENTGGEGEVGQDFSDALGTTLDVQELRRKPVSPAEVPAEVAKGYGIDERIPLFIEQYEAALPGRNIVAPHVLADAARKGGKEDGNDTNKDAVGVKGIPNSPAVVSSHSPKVTSPSTAKEKGADDLVDPLFTGGCLCNSVNFVGHISYIFGSFVCNCTVCLRFSGSVSGVEWMHLPDIPFEVLFTGKRNHGGGAFGASPTSSPVAGAGVAAAQALSNLGESPPVRRALQGTKEGGDGASASEVRLPQNLTEYAVELPMLSDDGAMVDMTYKLYSCSKCGSSIAMEHGNIEGSVVAKAALSAESLALLELFQQTVPLDGGATAQ from the coding sequence ATGAATGCCTTGGATGAGCTTAACGCGCGACTAGGCATTGGGCAGTCGCGGCCGAAACTCCCCGTAGCGCTCGTTGGTTCTGGCTACGAGGCTGAGCGCTTGCTTGGTAAGGGTAGTTTCGGCAATGCATATTTGGTACGCCACAAAGAGCGTGGCAAAAATTATGTAGTGAAACATGTTAATATGTCCAACATGACGTCGAGACAGAGGAAGGATGCTCACCAGGAGATTGTTGTGCTACAGCAACTCAACTACCCCAATATCATCCGGTACGAGGAGTTCTTCGAAGATTTTCCGCACCTTTACATTGTCATGGAGTatgctgatggtggtgacGTTTACTCACACCTGAAGAACCTGAGGAAGAGCATGTGGGCCCTTGGCAGTGGCCGTTGCGGCGGACTCACGGAGGAGCAAGTCATTAGCTTGTTTGTTCAAACGACGATGGCGGTGAAGTACATGCACGATCGCCGGCTTCTGCACCGCGACATCAAGTCCCAAAATGTATTCCTTACACAGAATCACGTGGTCAAGCTCGGAGACTTTGGTATTAGCACGGTTCTGATGAGTACTGTTGCTATGGCAAAGACCATGTGCGGCACCCCGTGCTATTTCTCACCAGAGTTGTGTCTAGGGAAGCCATATAACAACAAGTCCGACGTGTGGGCGCTCGGTGTGCTCCTGTACGAGTTGTGCACGACTGGTAGGTTGCCGTTCGAAGCGAACACTATGAACAGATTAATGGACGAGATATGTAAACGCGAGCCCCGACGTATTCCGTCGAGTTTTTCAGATGAGCTGTGGCAACTTATCCTGTGGATGCTACAAAAAGACCCGAAGCAACGCCCAGATGCTGATCAAATACTGCGCACTCCCGTTTTGGTGAGGGCTATCCCCAGCGTGGTGAAGAAAATGAGCGAGTTAGATACAAGCTACGAAAGTGAGTACAAATGCGTCCTTACACCTGGCGCTAAGCCTCCATCGCCTATAAAAAATCGGCTCAGCCTTATTCCATCGAAGTTTCCCGCAccgcagaagggagagaggcTAGCGGGTGGTGTGGCCGGTGCCGGTGCAGCTGGAGCAACTCCATGTGGAGTCAGTGGTGCACGTTCTGGAGTGGGGATGTTAGGGCATGTGGATTTGTTCCGTAGGCGTAACGGCGACTATCCCTTTATTCGCGTAGGAGAGGAATTGCCAAAACCAAAGATGTGTAGTCCCGCTAATTCCCCGGTGTCGCCCAGCCGATTGCCAGCTGCAAGGAAGATGCCACCGCAGGTGTCGCCGTTACTGAAAGCTGAGGAACCGCCCCCACGGCAGCCGGCCCGCCAACTGCCGCTCGCCTACGGGATGAAGAATGGCCGAACCCCTCTTCAGGGTGAATCGTACGAAAACAGAGACGAGCCGAACGTGAAGACAGATGAGAAACCTACCCCCATAGAGAATGAGcatgaaaaaaatattgtCAAGAAGATGGAGTACCCATCGCCGGCACAACAACGCCTGCAGCTAAAACATTCCTTCGGTAGAACACCACTTCAGgagttgtttcttctttacgACGCAAATAAGAAGCGTATAATAGAGCGGAGAGAGCGGCGGGCGAATGCCGAAGACGATGGAGCCAAGAATGCTAATGCCACTCCGAAAGAGAATCCTCCCGCAGCACTTCCGGTGGTTCGCAACCCTTCTGTTAAACCCAACGCGGAACACGATAGGGATGAAAAGATCTATGGAAAGGAGCCTATTCACATCCCACCACTGAAAGTTGAATTTAGGGAAGTAGCTGCagcggaaaggaaggagTTGCCAGCGGTAGAGAGGGgcgcagcggcagcggctgctgctgctgctggtggtggtggtggtggtgctaGTGGGGGACAAAAAGACAATGTCTTCCGCggcaaccaacaacaacactcgCGGTGTGCCGATACGACTGCCGCTAAAGTTGTAGACGAGCTTAGAGGGGATCTTGCGCGTGTACTGAAAGAAATGGCGGAACACTTTGAGCATGTCCAAGCGGCAACGAACGGCAGCGAAAACACACGCAATCCCTCCGTCACACGTTCTCCGTCCGTTCTCTCCAATTCCCCGGCGCCAGATAATCCGCGTGATGCAGAGAATACCGGTGGTGAGGGGGAGGTGGGACAAGACTTCTCGGACGCCCTCGGCACAACACTTGATGTACAGGAGTTACGGCGCAAACCGGTATCACCTGCCGAGGTCCCCGCTGAGGTTGCAAAGGGGTACGGAATAGACGAGCGCATTCCGCTATTCATCGAACAATACGAGGCCGCCCTTCCAGGGAGAAATATAGTGGCACCCCATGTGTTGGCAGATGCTGCCCGAAAAGGAGGTAAGGAGGACGGAAACGACACTAACAAGGACGCGGTGGGGGTGAAAGGCATACCGAATAGCCCAGCAGTGGTGTCTTCTCATTCTCCCAAGGTTACTTCCCCAAGTActgcaaaggaaaagggggcggACGACCTTGTGGACCCGCTGTTCACAGGTGGTTGCTTGTGTAACTCTGTAAATTTTGTGGGACACATATCTTATATATTCGGTAGTTTTGTCTGCAACTGTACGGTGTGCCTGCGCTTTTCTGGGTCGGTGAGTGGCGTGGAATGGATGCACCTTCCCGACATACCGTTTGAAGTGCTTTTCACCGGCAAGCGGAACCATGGCGGCGGGGCTTTTGGCGCTTCACCCACTTCTTCTCCAGTTGCTGGCGCTGGTGTCGCAGCGGCTCAGGCACTTTCAAACTTAGGGGAGTCACCGCCGGTGCGAAGAGCATTACAAGGTaccaaagaaggaggagatggGGCCAGCGCCTCTGAGGTGAGGCTTCCGCAAAATTTAACGGAATATGCTGTGGAACTACCAATGTTGAGCGATGACGGCGCAATGGTAGATATGACCTATAAGTTGTACTCTTGTAGCAAATGCGGGTCAAGTATTGCGATGGAACATGGCAACATTGAGGGCAGCGTTGTAGCGAAGGCAGCACTATCGGCTGAAAGTCTTGCACTTCTGGAGTTGTTCCAGCAAACTGTGCCTCTTGATGGTGGAGCTACGGCACAGTGA